The following proteins are co-located in the Bacteroidota bacterium genome:
- a CDS encoding S8 family peptidase, whose amino-acid sequence MPLPRLLAVLTAAVTLAGCAATRPADPLPEEIPTPVVETTVVEETETAEAEEEASVADAALLPGAAPREWLMLDKTDDNVRGISADRGYRALAGRSPQRTVVVAVIDSGIDTTHADLRGRIWTNTDEVAGNGVDDDGNGYVDDRHGWSFLGNADGENIQYDTYEVTREVVRLRPLYQDADPAAFTEEQLEEYAYYQRAEEKLAAQQEEYTGLLAQMQMVEQATEQAVTILRPTLGEGPYAPEKLQPGIIDSEEVQRAKGLLNYLASNGLTPDDVTQQRKQIANVLAYGYNTDYDPRPTIGDDPADLTERSYGNGDVHGPYPGHGTSVAGVIAAVRGNGVGTDGVADSSVLIMPVRAVPNGDERDKDIANAIRYAVDNGALVVNMSFGKSYSPQKAVVDEAVRYAEERGVLLVHAAGNGSKNLDAADNFPTAALDDGTRVSNWLEVGATTWSADPFAATFTNYGQTSVDLFAPGAEIDVLSPGDAVDRSDGTSVAAPVVSGIAALLLSYYPDLSPLDVRGILLDSAVSYEGTTALRPGSDERVDFGTLSATGGVVNLGRAVELANARSGS is encoded by the coding sequence ATGCCTTTGCCCCGTCTGCTTGCCGTCCTGACCGCTGCCGTTACACTCGCCGGGTGCGCGGCTACGCGTCCTGCCGATCCGCTCCCGGAAGAGATCCCCACGCCGGTCGTCGAGACGACGGTCGTGGAAGAGACCGAAACCGCTGAGGCTGAGGAAGAAGCATCGGTGGCCGATGCGGCGCTGCTGCCGGGGGCCGCGCCGCGCGAGTGGCTGATGCTGGACAAGACCGACGACAACGTCCGCGGCATCAGCGCCGACCGGGGCTACCGCGCCCTCGCCGGGCGCAGCCCGCAGCGGACGGTCGTCGTTGCCGTGATCGACTCGGGGATCGACACGACGCACGCTGACCTGCGGGGCCGGATCTGGACCAACACCGATGAGGTCGCCGGCAACGGCGTCGACGACGACGGCAACGGCTACGTCGACGACCGGCATGGCTGGAGCTTTCTCGGCAACGCCGACGGCGAGAACATCCAGTACGACACCTACGAGGTGACGCGCGAGGTCGTCCGCCTCCGCCCGCTCTACCAGGACGCCGACCCCGCCGCGTTCACCGAGGAGCAGTTGGAGGAATACGCCTACTACCAGCGCGCCGAGGAGAAGCTGGCGGCGCAGCAGGAGGAATACACCGGCCTGCTCGCGCAGATGCAGATGGTCGAGCAGGCAACTGAGCAGGCCGTCACCATCCTCCGCCCGACGCTCGGCGAGGGGCCGTACGCACCGGAAAAGCTCCAGCCCGGCATCATCGACAGCGAAGAGGTGCAGCGGGCGAAGGGGCTTCTGAACTACCTCGCCTCGAACGGCCTCACCCCGGACGATGTGACGCAGCAGCGCAAACAGATCGCCAACGTCCTCGCCTACGGCTACAACACCGACTACGACCCGCGCCCGACGATCGGCGACGACCCGGCCGACCTCACCGAGCGTAGCTACGGCAACGGCGACGTGCACGGCCCCTACCCCGGTCACGGTACCTCGGTCGCGGGCGTTATCGCAGCCGTCCGGGGCAACGGCGTCGGCACCGACGGCGTGGCGGACAGCAGCGTCCTCATCATGCCGGTCCGCGCCGTCCCCAACGGCGACGAGCGCGACAAGGACATCGCCAACGCGATCCGCTACGCCGTCGACAACGGAGCCCTCGTGGTCAACATGAGCTTCGGCAAGTCGTACTCGCCGCAGAAGGCGGTCGTGGACGAGGCCGTGCGCTACGCCGAGGAGCGGGGCGTCCTCCTCGTCCACGCGGCCGGGAACGGCTCGAAGAACCTCGACGCCGCCGACAACTTCCCGACCGCCGCGCTCGACGACGGCACGCGCGTGAGCAATTGGCTAGAAGTCGGGGCGACGACGTGGAGTGCGGACCCGTTCGCGGCGACGTTCACCAACTACGGCCAGACGAGCGTCGACCTCTTCGCCCCCGGGGCCGAGATCGACGTGCTCTCGCCCGGCGACGCCGTGGACCGCTCCGACGGGACGAGCGTGGCGGCTCCCGTCGTGAGCGGCATCGCGGCCCTGCTGCTGAGCTACTACCCGGACCTCTCCCCGCTCGACGTGCGCGGCATCCTGCTCGACTCGGCCGTCTCGTACGAGGGCACCACCGCGCTCCGCCCCGGCTCCGACGAGCGCGTCGACTTCGGGACGCTCTCGGCGACGGGTGGCGTGGTCAACCTCGGGCGCGCGGTCGAACTCGCCAACGCTCGGAGCGGAAGCTAG